The DNA segment CCACTTCGTCCGGTTACTCACGGGGTGTCGGATGAACCGACGTCAGCCCGCGAGGAAGAAGAGAACGAAGCCGAGCAGGGCCAGAACCTCGACCAGGGCGAAGGTGGTGAAGCCGATGTTCATCAGCTTGCCCTGAGCCTCCGGCTGGCGGGCGGTGCCGCTGATGACGGAGGAGAAGATCATGCCCACACCGATACCACCACCGATGGC comes from the Prauserella marina genome and includes:
- a CDS encoding ATP F0F1 synthase subunit C, whose amino-acid sequence is MVLAQQAAETSINSGLAVIGYGLGAIGGGIGVGMIFSSVISGTARQPEAQGKLMNIGFTTFALVEVLALLGFVLFFLAG